From the Chloroflexota bacterium genome, the window AGGTCTTGGCGACCTGTGAGGTGTCATATAGAATGGGAGTGTAAATCGTTGGCTGGACTGTGAGGACGTATGCCCGAAACCCATCTGCCGCAGATCTGGCGGCTGCGCGACCAGCGCTACCGGCTGGAAGGCGCGCAGTGTGCCGCGTGCGGCGAGAAGATCTTCCCCGCAAAGGAGATCTGCCCGAACTGCAAGGGCGACCAGTTTACGCCGTACGTGTTTAGCGGCCGCGGCGAGATCTATTCGTATTCGGTGATGTACCAGGCGCCGCACGGCTTCGACAAGGACCTGCCGTACACGGTGGCGCTCGTCAAGCTGGCCGAGGGACCGATCATCACGGCGCAGTTGACCGACATCGATCCGGGCGAAGCCGAAATTGGCCAGCTGGTGGAGATGGTAACGCGCGTGCTGGGTGAGGAGGGCGAACTCGGCGCGATCGAGTACGGCTACAAGTTCAGGCCGCTGTTGCAGTCCTGACCCCATAGTGAGCAGAATCGGTGCGCCCTCCACCATGCGTGCGAAGGCGCTTTTGTTGTGCCGTGGCACGCCACCCCGCCGCGCCATTGTGTGCAGCCTCCGCTAATTGACAACATAGAACAATTGTGCTAATCTGTGAGGGTACGGCGAATCGTTTGGCGCAGCACGCGTTATGCGCCCAATTTACTCACCCAGGGAGGAGCCCCGCATGAAACAGATCACCCCGTGTCTCTGGTTCGACAGCAACGCCGAGGAAGCGGTCAGTCTCTATATGTCCGTCTTCCCCAACGCCAAAATCCTGTCGATGTCCCGCTACGGCGAGGGCGGGCCCGGCCCGGCCGGCCAGGTTATGGTCGCCATGTTCGAGATCAACGGTCAGGAATACATGGCGTTGAATGGCGGCCCGCAGTACAAGCCGACCCCGGCCGTCTCATTCCTCGTCAACTGCGAGACGCAGGCCGAAGTGGACCACCTTTGGGAGAAACTTTCCGAAGGCGGCCACAAAGATCAGTGCGGCTGGCTGCAGGATCGTTTCGGCTTCTCGTGGCAGATTGTGCCGACCGCGCTGGGCGAGCTCATGGGCGACCCCGACCCGCTGAAGGCCGGCCGGGTGATGCAGGCGATGCTGAAGATGGGCAAGCTGGATATCGCGGAGTTGCAGCGGGCGTACGACGGAGGGTAGGGCAATATTCGAGGGCTACAGCATCGTCATGCCCGCGCGTTGCCCGCTGGCTTCGGGCCAGCGGGCGGTTAACGCTCTGCGGCGTGAGGCCGCAGAGCACCGCGGGCATCCAGATCATTACCTGCCATGACCACCAAGCAGCCGGCGGTGTACATCCTTGCAAGTCAAAGGAATGGTACGCTCTATGTTGGCGTAACCGGTAATTTGTCGCGGCGGGTCTGGCAGCATAAGAATGACGAGGTCGTGGGGTTCACACGCCAGTATCATGTGCATATTCTGGTGTACTACGAGGTCTTTGACGATATGCGCGCAGCCATTGAGCGCGAGAAGCAGTTGAAGAAATGGAATCGCGCATGGAAGATCGAGTTGATCGAGCGGGCCAATCCGCAATGGCGCGATCTTTCAGATGAGTTGGTCTGAATAGGATGTGGTTGCCTCGTTTACGCAAATTGTGTTGGTTATCGAGCTGCTTTCTGGATGCCCGCTTTCGCGGGCATGACGTGTTGGGATCCCGTGATGGTCGAAGGAGTGAAATGCCTGCAAAGCCGAGGACCGTTGACGAGTTTGTAGAAGCGAAAGTGCTGCCGGAGCTCTGGCCGGTGGTGGCGCTGATCCGCAAGCTGATGAAGGAGAATGCGCCGAAAGCACAGGAACTGATCAGCTACGGCATCCCGGCGTACAAGACCGAGCGGATCATCGCGGTCATCAGCCCGACCAAGAAGGACATCACATTGTCGTTCTCGCGCGGCGCGCAGTTTGACGACAAATATGATATGCTTCGGGGCGTCGGCAAAAGCTCAAAGCACGTGAAGATCAAGAGCATCGCGGACGCCAATGCCACCGCGCTGCGATACTATATCAAGCAGGCCGTGAAGATGGATGTCTAGTTGCTAGTCGCTAGTCACTAGTTGCTAGTATGGACATTCCGATTGTAGACGGGCACCTTGACCTGGCCGAGAACGTCACGCTGTTCGGCCTGGACATGACGGCAAGCATCGCCGAGCGCCGGCGCGTCGAGAACCGCCGCGAGCGGCAGGCGACCGTCACCCTGCCGGAGATGGAACGGGGCGGCATCGCGGTCGCCTGCGCAACCGTCACCGCCGGTTTCCTCGCCGAGGATGTGAAAGGGATCGACCACGTGCCAGCGTCGGCGATTTACCGAACCGCGGAAGAGGCCGAGGCGCAGGCGCTGTCGCAGATCGCGCTGTATGAGCGCTGGCAGGCCGAGGGGCGCGTGCGCCTGCTCAAGTCGGCGACCGACCTGGAGCACCACCTGTTGTTGTGGCGTGACGACCGCAAGCCGGGGCTCGTGCTGCTGATGGAGGGCGCCGACCCGATCGTGAACGTGAGCGATCTGCTGCGCTGGTGGCAGCGTGGCCTGCGCATAATCGGCGTGACGTATGGCGATACAAAGTACGGCACCGGCGTCGCCAGCGGCCTGCCGGCAGTGCGGCCGGGCGGTCTGACCGCCGACGGCGTCGCGCTGCTCGAACGGATGGCCGAGATCGGTTTCATGTGGGACATTGCGCACCTGGCCGAGGGCGCTGTCTGGCAGGGGCTCGACATGGGCTTCCCGCGCGTCTGCGCCTCGCACGCGAATGCGCGCGCGCTGACGCCGACCGACCGCCACCTGAGCGACGGCGTCATTCGCGCCGTGGCCGGGCGCGGCGGCGTGATCGGCCTGGTGCTCTACAACAAGTTCCTCGAACCGCGCTGGCGGCCAGGCAACGGCGTGCGCGTTACGCTGGACGAGCACGTGCGGCGGCACGCGGAGTATATCGCATCCGTCGCCGGCTGGGATCACGTCGGAATCGGTTCCGATCTGGACGGCGGGTTCGGGCTGGAAGAAAGCCCGGCCGAGATCG encodes:
- a CDS encoding Zn-ribbon domain-containing OB-fold protein — its product is MPETHLPQIWRLRDQRYRLEGAQCAACGEKIFPAKEICPNCKGDQFTPYVFSGRGEIYSYSVMYQAPHGFDKDLPYTVALVKLAEGPIITAQLTDIDPGEAEIGQLVEMVTRVLGEEGELGAIEYGYKFRPLLQS
- a CDS encoding VOC family protein; amino-acid sequence: MKQITPCLWFDSNAEEAVSLYMSVFPNAKILSMSRYGEGGPGPAGQVMVAMFEINGQEYMALNGGPQYKPTPAVSFLVNCETQAEVDHLWEKLSEGGHKDQCGWLQDRFGFSWQIVPTALGELMGDPDPLKAGRVMQAMLKMGKLDIAELQRAYDGG
- a CDS encoding GIY-YIG nuclease family protein, translating into MTTKQPAVYILASQRNGTLYVGVTGNLSRRVWQHKNDEVVGFTRQYHVHILVYYEVFDDMRAAIEREKQLKKWNRAWKIELIERANPQWRDLSDELV
- a CDS encoding DUF1801 domain-containing protein, with the translated sequence MPAKPRTVDEFVEAKVLPELWPVVALIRKLMKENAPKAQELISYGIPAYKTERIIAVISPTKKDITLSFSRGAQFDDKYDMLRGVGKSSKHVKIKSIADANATALRYYIKQAVKMDV
- a CDS encoding membrane dipeptidase; the protein is MDIPIVDGHLDLAENVTLFGLDMTASIAERRRVENRRERQATVTLPEMERGGIAVACATVTAGFLAEDVKGIDHVPASAIYRTAEEAEAQALSQIALYERWQAEGRVRLLKSATDLEHHLLLWRDDRKPGLVLLMEGADPIVNVSDLLRWWQRGLRIIGVTYGDTKYGTGVASGLPAVRPGGLTADGVALLERMAEIGFMWDIAHLAEGAVWQGLDMGFPRVCASHANARALTPTDRHLSDGVIRAVAGRGGVIGLVLYNKFLEPRWRPGNGVRVTLDEHVRRHAEYIASVAGWDHVGIGSDLDGGFGLEESPAEIDSEADLIKIGDVVPPAAREAVLSANWLNFLRAALPKSA